The Flavivirga eckloniae genomic interval AAAGGTTTCGATTCTTTTTGGCTGGATGAAAGTGAGCCAGATATTGTTCCTCATAACTTTTATTTAAGTCAAGGCCTGGGGGCTCGTATTTACAACATATATCCTTATTTACATGCCAAAGGTATGTACGAAGGCCATCGAAGAGATTTAGATGATCGTGTGTTTGTATTAACGCGTAGTTCCTGGCTAGGAGCCAATCAATTCGGAACCACTTTTTGGTCTTCAGATATTCATCCAGAATGGGATGTATTAGAGCGTCAAATTGCTTGTGGGGCTAACTTTTGTGCTTCTGGCATGCCATATTGGTCATCAGATATTGGTGGATGGCAAGGGTTTGAAAAAGAACGTAAAGCTCCAACAGCTTCGTTATTACTTAAATCTGATAAAGGCCCAGAAGACATGTATGTTGATTATCCTGAAATGTACGTACGCTGGTTCCAATATGGTACTTTTTGTCCAACATTCCGTGCACACGGCACACGTTCTGAAAATGAAGTATGGTCGTATGGAAAAGAGGCTGAAGATATTTTATCTGATTACATAGAACTACGTTACAATTTAATGCCTTACATCTATTCAAATGCCTGGAATGTAACCAAAACCAACATGCCATTTATGCGTGGTTTATTCATCAATTATATGGATGATGAAAAAGCTGCCGACATTAAGGATGAGTATTTATTCGGATCGTCTATTTTAGTAGCTCCAATATCAAAACCTGGTACAGAAAAACGCTCTGTTTATCTTCCTAAAAACGACAGCTGGTATGATTTATGGACCAATAAAGAATACGAAGGCGGCAAAACCATAACGGCTAAAGCTCCAATATCTAAAATACCGCTTTACATCAAGGCCGGTACCATATTACCCATTGCAAATAACCTGAAACATGCCAATCAAAAAACAGATACGTTAAGCATTTTTATTTACGAAGGTGCCGATGGTAAATTTGAATTGTATGAAGATGAAAACACCAATTACAACTATGAAAACGGGGCATTTTCAACCATCGGTTTTGAATGGAATAATAGTGAAAACACTTTAACTATTGGCGACCGACAAGGCCAATTCCCTCAAATGAACGAAACGTATACTTTTAAAATATTTAAAATAGTAAATGGTAAAAAGGTCTCTTTTAAAGATGAAAACGGCTATAACAAACAAGTGACATACACTGGTGAATCTTTAAGTTTGAAACTTTAAACCGACCTTAAAAACTTGCTTATAAAGACCTCGTTGACTTTAGTATTAATTTGATTTTGTATAGCAAAAGTTAAATAAAATCATACTAGCACTTAAAAAATATAAAATGAAAAAATTATTATATCTCGTTTTTTTAATTTCGATAATTTCTTGCAATACGAATAATAAGAAAAAAACCCTTGAAGCTACTAAAGAAACAAAACCTACATGGAATGCCCTTTGGAACGGAAAAGATTTTGCGGGCTGGAATATCTATTTGGGCAATCGATTCAATGAAAAAGAAGACAGCTTAGGAAACCCTATTGAACCTTACGGACTCAATAACGATCCTTTAGAAGTTATCACAGTTGTTGAGCATGATAATGAAAATGTTATTAAAATAACAGGTGAAGCTTTTGGAATGATTTTCACCAAAAAGGATTATAAAAACTATCATTTAAAGCTAAAAGTAAAATGGGGGAAACAAAAGTTCCGCCCAAGAGATAATGCCCCACGGGATAGTGGTTTACTATATCATGGTTTTGGAGCGCCAGGATCTGCCTACGATTGGATGAGCTCTCAAGAATTACAAATCCAAGAAGGAGACATGGGGGATTATTGGGCTATTGGAGATGTGGAAATCGATGTCCCAAGTGTGCCACACAAGGATATATACCATATTTACAAAGAAGGAGCAGATTTAAGAACTTATTATTTTGCCGAAGTCGTAAGACATGCTACAGCCGAAGATAGCCTTGCTAAAAGAAGAGTATTTAAAGCTTTAAACGCCGAAAAATCACATGGAGAATGGAATGATATTGAATTGATTACTTTGGGAGATCAAAGCATTCATATTGTTAACGGGAAGGTTGTAATGCGACTATATAATTCAAGAGTTGGTAGTAACCAGAAACCGTTATCAAAAACTATAGAAAATATAAAGCCCCTTACTTCCGGAAGAATTATTCTGCAATCGGAAGGCGCCGAACTCTATTATAAAGATATTTATATTAAAGAAATTACCGAAATACCTGAACAGTTTAAGTAAACTGTTTCTGAAAAAATATGATGTTGATAATTTGTTTCTGTTTAAGGTATTTTGCCCCATCTTCACAAAATAAATATTGAGGGATCAATTAAAAAAAGGGATTGTCTGAAAACTATACTCATTTAATTTTCCAGACTTCCCTTTTTTATTTACACTGTTTGTTTGGGACACTCTCTTAAAAAATGCTAAGTTTAAAACGAATGTTTTCAACTTTTACTGGAGTATTTTTTATGGGCATGTGGTACTTTAAGTCATGAGTGAGATTGAAATGATAATAGAACCTCAATCAATAATTAGTTTAATAAAAGAATTTTCACTCGCACTTAGACTTCGTCGAATTTTTATTTATCAAATTCAATAAACTACAGGCAAATTTTTCTCCTAAATCTAAGTAACTATTGCTATCATAATGATATGGGTCTGAATATTTATAATAGCGCGTACTTCTTATAATACTCACATTACTATCTTCTATAGCTAGTTTTTCTTGTGCTGCTTGGACGATCTCTCCATATTTCCAAACCTTCCCTGATTCTTTATTCCATGAATCTGAAATTTTACCTATAACAATTGGTAAGTCTCCTTTTCTGAATGCGCCTCGTATCAATGTCATTAACAATTTTAAGTTATCGTAGTACTGATTTGCAATGTCTTCATCATGAGCATCACTTTCGCCTTGCATCCATAGTATACCTGACGGCACTAATCTGTCAGGAATCCCATTATTATCTATGTCTATGGTTTCACTTGCCAATTCTAAAGTCTTCAAAAAATGATCATATTGATTTATACCTTCGCTTCCTTTAAAAGTGGGGTCCCATGAACCAAATCGGTCAGCTGCATCTTTATGAATAGATGTTCCGCCTTTGGAATATTTAATTATTGCTATTTTCTCATTTGGGTAATGTTCTTGCATTTTTTTAGCAAAAGTTAATTCAACTCCAAAACGTTCTGATAGTTTATTCTCTTTATTAGTAGAAGAAAAACCTGTTCCATGTCCTGGCCTTAATTTTTCCCAAATACCTATGCCACCACTACCGTCTTCATCATTAGATCGTCTTCCATCAAAAATCCACACGTTGTTAAATTCTTTTTTCAAGGACTTTGGCAAATCTTTATTATAACCAAAACCATCCATATTCGACTGACCTCCTAAAAAAAATACTTTTATTTCTTCTCTTTTTTCAATTTGACCATGGCCGGAAAACCCAAACACTATTATAAAAGCTAATAGAAGTAAATCTAGTTTCTTCATGTTTATTTTTTATTCATTATCATTTAGCACATTGCTAATCTTTATTATTTTTTATAGGAATTTGAACATTACATGAATAAACCGAACCATTCTCATCATGCATATTTGCTGCACATAACAATGCTACAGGCATTCCATCCTCCAAATAAAGTTGAGGTCTTTCTAAATGTGTGACTTTTTGGGTAGTGCCATCTTCCCATTCAATTTGTAAGGTCGATAGTAATGGATCTTTTGCTAAATGCCAATCAAAACCATCCTCAGAATCAAATAGTACCAATGCACGTCCGGCATCTGTAAAAGCACCATTCATATCTTTTACAATCGCTCTAAATTTTCCATCTTGATACCAAATAAAAGGATCTTCTGCTGGAAACTCATTCCCTTTAGCTTGAAAAACTGGCTTATCGTATTTTACAAAAGGACCTGTTGGGCTATTAGAAGTTGCTACACAATGCACCACTGGACCTCCAAAAACACCAGATGTTTTTTTACCTACAGCTTTATAAACCATTAAATATGTTCCATCTGGTTTTTGAGCAACAGAAGGATTATTTGCTAATAAGGCATCCAAAGCATCTTCGTTTGGACTTACATCAATAAGAGGCGTATCAAAACGCTCCCATGGCCCATTAGGGTTATCTGCGATCGCTACTCCAATACGCTGATTGTTCCGGTGCACCATATTTAGTTTCGTCTTCCCTTCCTTAGTTATTACTGGCTTACCGTCCCCCGTATTACCCATATAATAAAGGTAATATCTATCTCCAAATTTATGAATTGTTGGATTATGTGTACACAATCCATCCCAAAGCTCTGCGCCTCTAATTGGTAAAGCAACATCCATAAACTTAAAAGGACCAAAAGGGCTTTTAGAAACCGCATGTGCTATTTCAGAATCCACAACCCAAGTTGAAGTTTTCCCTTTTTTCCAACGGGAATAATACATATGGTAAAGGTTATCCCCTCCTTTTATCAATGAGCCTCCCCAAATACTAATTGAATCATTTTCGAATTTTGCGCTTAAAGGAACCTTACCTAAACTTATTTTAAAACTTTCAGCTTTTTCCTTTTGTTTTGTTACACATGAACTAAATTGAAATAATACAAGTATAAAGATCACTAACGATCTCATGCTTTTAAAACTCGTATTTTTTGAACAATGCATTTATTCTTTTTATTTATCAAACGAATAACAAAAATTAAGGTTCATGCTGTTTAAACTATTAAGGCATACTATGTTTAATCATTTAAATTATTTATCAACAGAAGTCATATTATCAATTTCCTTCTTACGTACCAAGGCTTCCAGAAAATAATAATCTGCATAATTTATAGGTTGATCTACCTGTCCAGCATTTGGCTCATTATAGTATACGTGATGCGGAATACTTCCAACACTATGTTTTAAAATGAAATAGTTTTTTTCCTCTTTTGCTGCTCTATACTTATCTGTAGATAGCACGTTTACAATATCATTAGCATAATTATAATAATGCTCTGCATTTATTTCAACCAATGTACTCAATTCAAAAAAGGCAGAAGCTGTAATTGCAGCAGCAGATACATCTCTCATTTTACCGAATTTCTCAACAGGAATCTCTATATCTGGATTATAGTTTTCCTGGCCTACATGGTAGTCCCATAAAGGCACTTTGTCTTCCGGAATAAACTTAGAATTCATAATGTATGCAGCAATGTTTTTTGCCATTTCTAAATACTCCATATTTTTAGTTTCGCGATAACACATAGTAAAACCATACAATCCCCATGCTTGTCCGCGAGACCAACTACTATTATCTGAATAGCCCTGAGACGTTTTCTTTTTGATAAGATCTCCTGTCTCTGGATTAAAAACTATGGAATGGTAACTTGAATAATCTGGCCTGTAATGATGTTTAATGGTAGAATTAGCATGTACGTTTGCTATCTTTTTAAAAGATGTATCGCCCGAAAGTTTTTCGGCTTTGTATAGCAATTCTAAATTCATCATATTATCTATAATCACTGTAAAATCATATTCTTCATCCTCTCCCCAAGGCGTAAACTTATCCCATGATAATATGGTTTTTGTTTTTTCATTAAAACGCTCAGATAGGGTTTTTGCAGCATTTATAAGAACGGTTTCATATTTTTTATCTTTTGTTAAACGCAACGCATTTCCATAACTGCAATTAATCATAAAACCAATATCGTGTGTTCCTTTATACCATTGAATGGTATCTAATGTTTCGGTCCAACGAATAGCTTCTTTTTTCCATTTTTCTTCACCCGAAAGCTCATATAAATACCACAACGAACCTGGAAAAAAACCACTAACCCACCCTTCTTTGGGGTCTAAATGGAGGGTTCCGTCTGCGTTTCTTGTATTTGGAAGTTTATCAAGCGTGTTTACCTCACTCAAAATATGGTTATATTGAGTTTCTGCTACACTAATATTATCACTGTAAATTGATTTGTCTTTTTTTTCTTTTGCAGGAACACAACTTACTGTTAATGTAAATAACAGGATAATTACTCTAATACTTAAACTCATTTTAACTCTTATTTGATTATTTGATTTTAAAAAATTGATAGCTTTACTTTATCTATTTTTAAACAATAGAACATCTAAACACAAAATTTGAATATTTAAGAGGAAAGGACAGGGTATAATGTGCCCAAAAAAGGGATATATCGAGCTATACAGGAAATTAAACTATATCTCAATATAAAATGATAGGATGTGTGTGTTTTAGAATGAGCTCATTAACAATGACATAAACCACTGAAAACATTTATATTACAGTTTTAAATCTGTCTTAAAACCACCATAAGGATTTTATGGTTCTAAATTGAAGTTTACATATTTAGAATATGTTTTTTTAATGTTTTTCACCTATCTAAATAGATAGGTGAAAAACATTCATTATATATTAATGATCATTAGAGTTAAATATGCTCCTTTCATGACATATAAATACACCTTCAAAAATGAAGCTCTTATTTATTTCTTTAATATATATTTATCAGAGAAACTTATTTCTGGTATTTTTTCGCTTCTATAGCTAATATTTCCATCTCTTACAATAAGATTTAAAGGTCCCACAGAAGAAACAGTAATTCCTTTTGTTTTTATAGATGTCTTATTCCCTAAATAAATATAATCGATCTCATTATTTTTTGTCAATGATATAACTGCATATCCACCTTCAAACTCAATATCTTTATATGTTATTTTTTCATCAGAAATCGATGAGATTACCAAATAACTGCCCGTTAAGGTCTTAACAGAAACAATAACATCTCCTTTTGGCGATGACCATACTTGTTCAACCTCTTTAATGTTTTGTTTGTTTGGCCTATAGGCTTCATAAACACCAATAAATGGTTGAGACCATGCTTCTTTGTTTCGATGAATAGCAACTGTTTTTCTAGTATCTTCACTAATGTTTTTATGCAATTTATTTTTAAAGTTTAAAGGACTTGTTGCGGTTACATACACATTACCTTTCGTTTCTGGATAAAAAGCATTTAACATTACGTCTTTCCCTTTAAGATCTTGTGATAAAAACTGAAATTTCATAGAATTTTTACTTGTATAAGACAACTTATCAGAGTAATACTGAAACCCGGAACCTTCTTCTGTGAATAGATTGGTACTCTTACCTTGCAATGTTTCGTTTTCTTGTGACAACACCTTCAATTCGTTACCATTGGCATGAAACAAATAATCATTTCGTTTTGGATGGTCTGAATGAAAAATATCAATATAAAAGCCTCCAGAATCCGGCTGTCCTATAATACCAGAAATTCTTCTTTGATTAGTCTCATTAAATTTAAAAGAAACATCGGTAAAAGAACAAAGTGATGAAACGCCTTCTTCTTTTATCTTGGGTTCCATAACATTTAAAGTTAAATTTGAATGCTCTTTATCCAATTCTTCTAAATTAGGAATAACCGTATTTGCTGCCGCAGAACGCACATAGTACTCTGTCATTAATTTGCTTCCATAAGGATACCGTGTTCCACTGTGAGACGATATGATTCTTCCTGGCCCAAAAAACTCCATATCTATTCCTTTACTTTGGCTATGAACATAATTACCTGCGTTTACCTGTAACATAAGACCATTCTCTGAGTCTGAACTTCTTAAACGTTGTAAATACAAACCTGAAAAACTCACATGATCTGTACGGTACATATAATCGTTTATTTTAT includes:
- a CDS encoding glycoside hydrolase family protein, with protein sequence MSLSIRVIILLFTLTVSCVPAKEKKDKSIYSDNISVAETQYNHILSEVNTLDKLPNTRNADGTLHLDPKEGWVSGFFPGSLWYLYELSGEEKWKKEAIRWTETLDTIQWYKGTHDIGFMINCSYGNALRLTKDKKYETVLINAAKTLSERFNEKTKTILSWDKFTPWGEDEEYDFTVIIDNMMNLELLYKAEKLSGDTSFKKIANVHANSTIKHHYRPDYSSYHSIVFNPETGDLIKKKTSQGYSDNSSWSRGQAWGLYGFTMCYRETKNMEYLEMAKNIAAYIMNSKFIPEDKVPLWDYHVGQENYNPDIEIPVEKFGKMRDVSAAAITASAFFELSTLVEINAEHYYNYANDIVNVLSTDKYRAAKEEKNYFILKHSVGSIPHHVYYNEPNAGQVDQPINYADYYFLEALVRKKEIDNMTSVDK
- a CDS encoding glycoside hydrolase family protein — encoded protein: MRSLVIFILVLFQFSSCVTKQKEKAESFKISLGKVPLSAKFENDSISIWGGSLIKGGDNLYHMYYSRWKKGKTSTWVVDSEIAHAVSKSPFGPFKFMDVALPIRGAELWDGLCTHNPTIHKFGDRYYLYYMGNTGDGKPVITKEGKTKLNMVHRNNQRIGVAIADNPNGPWERFDTPLIDVSPNEDALDALLANNPSVAQKPDGTYLMVYKAVGKKTSGVFGGPVVHCVATSNSPTGPFVKYDKPVFQAKGNEFPAEDPFIWYQDGKFRAIVKDMNGAFTDAGRALVLFDSEDGFDWHLAKDPLLSTLQIEWEDGTTQKVTHLERPQLYLEDGMPVALLCAANMHDENGSVYSCNVQIPIKNNKD
- a CDS encoding glycoside hydrolase family 31 protein — translated: MKKTVLFLLLQIMGVLTVYAQWSNEAIKPQRILKVEKEADKLHMTCDEGYMDLTFHSDKIIHFSFYPEYTNLATQNWGIKSSKGLVDTELDLWWEHYKFSSPSVEIKFNALTSKFKYFDKKGNLFLETDEVMMKPTTVQGEKTYHTAASFIAPPDEHYYGLGQHQSGWMDHKGKTVPMWHDYKAKDGEIISVPFMLTNKNYAIIYPNPSRSEVICGVDGKTTWSSEIGEAVSYYVIYGETIEDIYKSYGDLCGYTPLPPKKALGYIQCKQKYNTQEEVLTIAKTHKEKGYPIDYMVVDWFHWDQLGDLDMNKERWPNPKAMNEELKSMDINCMISCWPRFVSESKNFDILNKNGWLMKQKNGASMNSTAWDLRGGLIDVTNPKASEWYWNTIRNNYVSKGFDSFWLDESEPDIVPHNFYLSQGLGARIYNIYPYLHAKGMYEGHRRDLDDRVFVLTRSSWLGANQFGTTFWSSDIHPEWDVLERQIACGANFCASGMPYWSSDIGGWQGFEKERKAPTASLLLKSDKGPEDMYVDYPEMYVRWFQYGTFCPTFRAHGTRSENEVWSYGKEAEDILSDYIELRYNLMPYIYSNAWNVTKTNMPFMRGLFINYMDDEKAADIKDEYLFGSSILVAPISKPGTEKRSVYLPKNDSWYDLWTNKEYEGGKTITAKAPISKIPLYIKAGTILPIANNLKHANQKTDTLSIFIYEGADGKFELYEDENTNYNYENGAFSTIGFEWNNSENTLTIGDRQGQFPQMNETYTFKIFKIVNGKKVSFKDENGYNKQVTYTGESLSLKL
- a CDS encoding 3-keto-disaccharide hydrolase → MKKLLYLVFLISIISCNTNNKKKTLEATKETKPTWNALWNGKDFAGWNIYLGNRFNEKEDSLGNPIEPYGLNNDPLEVITVVEHDNENVIKITGEAFGMIFTKKDYKNYHLKLKVKWGKQKFRPRDNAPRDSGLLYHGFGAPGSAYDWMSSQELQIQEGDMGDYWAIGDVEIDVPSVPHKDIYHIYKEGADLRTYYFAEVVRHATAEDSLAKRRVFKALNAEKSHGEWNDIELITLGDQSIHIVNGKVVMRLYNSRVGSNQKPLSKTIENIKPLTSGRIILQSEGAELYYKDIYIKEITEIPEQFK
- a CDS encoding sialate O-acetylesterase, translated to MKKLDLLLLAFIIVFGFSGHGQIEKREEIKVFFLGGQSNMDGFGYNKDLPKSLKKEFNNVWIFDGRRSNDEDGSGGIGIWEKLRPGHGTGFSSTNKENKLSERFGVELTFAKKMQEHYPNEKIAIIKYSKGGTSIHKDAADRFGSWDPTFKGSEGINQYDHFLKTLELASETIDIDNNGIPDRLVPSGILWMQGESDAHDEDIANQYYDNLKLLMTLIRGAFRKGDLPIVIGKISDSWNKESGKVWKYGEIVQAAQEKLAIEDSNVSIIRSTRYYKYSDPYHYDSNSYLDLGEKFACSLLNLINKNSTKSKCE